The Falco cherrug isolate bFalChe1 chromosome 3, bFalChe1.pri, whole genome shotgun sequence genome segment TCTGCAGGGCTCCTGATGCCATAGTATCAGACATGACTTCCAGAGAGCTAAGGAAGTCAAAAATCTCTTTTGATGTACAAAGGCTGTTCAACTTCTTGAAAAATAGTTGTTCATCCATCCACACATTATTAGATTTAGTACAGCTCCCAGTGTCCCCACAAAGACACACAGTTTCATTGAGAGACTGTAGCCACAGTTGTACGTGATTTTTTCTACAAAGCATATACTGAGATTTGTCTTTGAAACACAGTGTCCTCATGGCTACAGAGCTACAGCTCTGGGGCTTTCGCTGCCCACTGATAAAGCTCAACCTTTTGCTTAGGGTTATCAAAATGGACCTGCTTGCTGGTGTGCTGGATGAATAAAACTGGAAACTCTTTCGGCTAATCAAAGCCATATTGGATCAAATGGGTTCTCAAAAGATAcctagaagaagaaaaatacatataaatacattgTTTGGAAAACAGCACCGGtgtctttaaaaagcagcaaacaccaccaccaccccgcaACATTTCAGCGGCTGGACACGACCGGGATGATCCCTCTCCCACGACCACCAGCACAAGGCAACGCAGAGCCCCCTCCGCAGCCGGGGGTCGCACACACACGCGTTCTCCCTAGCAGGAGGCGCACGGCCACGCGTCCCCGTGGGGGGGAGCCTGGGGCGTGGCAGCCGGGGGCGACGGGCGAGCCTGAGGGGCCaggcggctgcggcggggccTCTCCCACCCCCTCCGCCTCACAGGCCCCACACCTACGGGCACGGCCCCGAAAGCGCTGCCGTGGGCCGAGGCGCGTCCCTCCCACCGCGGCGCCTACTGCtgcccgccgggcccgggccgtCGCGCCCCCTCCGTCCTCCTCCTTCCTGCGCCGCTGCGGGCACCGGGCGGTGGCGGGGGTCGAGCCGCGGGAGCGCGGGCGGCCTCACCTCCGCCGCCATGACGGGCAgcgcgggggctgccgggagCTTCCGTCGCTCTCCCGGCGGCAGCCTCGGGGCGCCCCACCGCCTGCCCCTGCGGGACCCGGCTCGCCTcaccccgcccggcccggcccgccccggccgcctCCTCGCTGCCGCCCCGGACCGGCGCGGCGCTGCGCGGGCCGTTGCGGAGCGCAGGGTGCCGCCGGCGCTTTGCCTCGGGAGTCAGATTGGCGCCTGCGTACGTATGGCTCTGAAGCGCGTCCTTCAGCGCAAGTGACCGCGTCCccgcgggccggcggcgggcgggcgctcTGAGGGGTAgccgggggccgggcgggaggcgagggggccggcccggcggcgccGGCTCTCggggggctcctgctgctgcagcggCGTTCGGGCCTCTGCTGGCggcctgcctgcagctccctaAAGTCACCGTCCCCCTCGGGGAcagctccctcccttcccagcgCCGTGCAGGTTGGTCCAAACAAATTTTTCTGGACGGAGGTTCAGCCCTGGGCCGTGGAGGGTTTTACAAGCAGGTTTCATTGAAgttcttgtgggttttgtgtttgttttgatcATAGAGTGAAAGCGATTCTCAGTAGGTCGCTCACTGTTAACAAAAATGGCCATGGGAATGCCTTCGTGGCTGTGACAGCAGGGTCTTGCCGCCTGGTTTAGAGCCACGCTGAAGTGTGCAAAGCTGCTGCGGAAGTTTCTTGCGTTTTTATCCTGTCCGTGGCCACGCAGTTTGACATTTGTGGTGGACCAGGCACACGAGGTACGTAGCCTGGCCTTACAGTACGGCTGTGTCATTGCTGGGGCCGGCACGGCTGGCTCAGGGAATGTTCACAGGTGGCTTGTTTCCTCCTACAGTGTGTTCACTTATGGAGCTGATGGACTCCATGTTGTTCTTTTGCAGACCGTTAGTTTTCTGACTTCCAAGTACTGGAGCAGATGAGCTATAATTTGGAATTTCATCCGTAGTTTCATGTTAAGCTCTGGTTTGAGCCAGCAAATCCTGGACTGTTTTCGCAGCttaaacattgttttgttttttgacatGTGATTACCAACACATCAACGTGTTAAATGCTGCTGGTGTGGTAATATATTAAATGTAGATCTCTAGAAAGCTTGATAGTCAATAATTAtcattttttccactctttATTCCAGCTGAACTCTCATCACATATGTGGAAGTGGCATATAGTTTGTGAAGAGTGTATAGTGCAGGAAAGCAAGAGCAGCGTGAGCAGCAGTATGTTCATCTGAATGCAAGTGCGTTCCTGCTTTATGATTACATTCACCTGCAGGTAGGCATGagtacttttcctttcttgatcAGTTTCTGTGTGAAACTCTTCCGGTTGATGACAAAGAGAAGATTCTCTCACAGGGAGAAACTCCTCAACTTGTGTAGTTTGGAATGAATAAGGATCAAAAAATTTTATTGATCTATTAATGAGAAAATTAACTGTCAGGCAGGTAATTAACTGTCAGGCAGGTAATTTAACTGCAGATTAATCAGTTAATTGAACT includes the following:
- the LOC129735587 gene encoding basic proline-rich protein-like; the encoded protein is MIPLPRPPAQGNAEPPPQPGVAHTRVLPSRRRTATRPRGGEPGAWQPGATGEPEGPGGCGGASPTPSASQAPHLRARPRKRCRGPRRVPPTAAPTAARRARAVAPPPSSSFLRRCGHRAVAGVEPRERGRPHLRRHDGQRGGCRELPSLSRRQPRGAPPPAPAGPGSPHPARPGPPRPPPRCRPGPARRCAGRCGAQGAAGALPRESDWRLRTYGSEARPSAQVTASPRAGGGRAL